aattaacataatatAATAAGCTGTGTCCATGTGGATAAAGTCATAATAATTTGTCTTctactaaaatatattattggaAAAGTTTGTTTTGTATTTTTCATTCAACTTAGAGGAGCTTGAAATATACTTTCTTTcctattttataatttaaatttaaattaatatttaatgtaCAAATTGCTTTTCCCTTTGGATTTTTCGTTGGAAACAAAATTACTTTATtgactttttatatttttcgaTCGAAAAAAATAGATATTGAATTTTATAAGACGTAATATCTACAGTAAAACAGTCAAAAAAGATAACACATGTAAAGTTGCTTGAAAAGtactaattatttatataaacaGGAACAATAGTTATGAATATGGCATAGaacccaacaacaacaacccagtaaaatcccacatcgtggggtctagagagggtagagtgtacgcagacttgactcctaccaatgtaggacggctgtttccgaaccCAATGAAGGTGAAATGATTTCAAAagagatttttaaaaatgaggTAATTTCATAACCACTCACTcacatacatatatttataaacGTCATAAGTAAGatttcaacaaaaaatattgaatttcgATCAATCTCACACTCCATATCcattattatattatggatattcagtcgaaaatttcatatttttgttGCATCTAACAAAAACGTCTATTAAAAATTAGcgttttttttaataatgaatTTGTATAGTAATGttgaaaatttgattaattGAACTTTGGATGTATTCAAAGTTTCTAAAGTTTGGTTTAGGTAGCTGAATTTTTTGACCCCACACACCCCACCCCCATCACTCTATTAtcgaaagaaaataaaaaattagcgATGGATAAAATTTTAtagttaaagaaaaaaaattcatgctAATCTCATTTaactataaattaataataaattatataaaaattcaattagttaaaaattatttagcAACTAAATAATTGGGGATTATCAATAAATTCATAGTTAATTCCATATGTGTACCCTATCTCTTTATTTAGTTCTAGACTTATTTGTTTTCTTGTACTCCCTCTGTTCCTATTTATATGTTTTCATTTTAGATTTTAAGTTCCTTAAGAAATTAGGTAAGTTTATCATTGTACCTTTATTTAGTCTTCTCTTAAAGTTAATTTTTGATAAAtgaacataaattaatttattttaattaataaaattgaccaattaatgaacatgaattaatcatttaatttttttctattggtCAAATGCATACTTTCAAAACTAATAATTCTcaagaatataataaaataataatattatatatgtatcgaTTTGTGAAATGATAAATACTAacgaatatttatttttaataaagacGACATATAAAACggagagagtatttattattctttctttatcaCTACTTATCTACATGTTTGTTGTATAATTTCTATGTCTTAAAGGTACCTTTTCCTTTCATTCACCAACCACAAATCCACAATAATCACTTTCCTCTTTTCCCACTTGAATAAATGCCTTCTTTCAAGGAAGGTAAGGTGTGAAAGGAGTTTGATCTATTGGACTTTGCATTCTTATTTAGAACATAAATATATTCAGTGGAATGGTTAGATAAATGAGATTTCtttattcttaataaaaaatttgagttcaaattttgaaaatgaaaatatttttagtaggATTTAGACGGTGACTTTTTATTAACAAACATAACATTGAGAATGTATAGTAAGAATAAATACGATCTTCACACTCTTCACTCGAGTTTTTGAATTCAAATATTGAGGAAAGAGTGATTTTCTCTTCAAATATGGTGCTATGCAATAGGATTATTAGTTAGATTagtaaatttcatattttgaatgattatatcaagttttttttcatcaataaattcaaaatttaaaatttaaatattgtgacttttaatttggaaaaatagatcctaaaataatataagtatatcaaTCTTTGCTAGACATGCAAATCCATTGTTAGATCCTCTTTGTCCCATcactttaattatacacaataACGTGATACTTGTTTTCGTCTAGAATTtttaatatgatagtatattaATTATTCGAATATATTTAATTAACTAGGTAAAGTGCACTATTAATTCTTAATTAAATTTTGGTTAGGTAAAACAATTTAATTTAACAGTTTATAAATTATCTTTAAGAGTAGAAAATCATGACCTTGAACTATTGATATTGCACTTAATTATCTTAACAACTTTTAGAAGGTTTCATTATATGTTCATCATATAATTCCATTAATAAATTTGCGCTTATATATAACggagaaataaataattttcatttaaaaatagtttgaaaaTTTATATCTTTTAAAGAGCAAGTTCATGTTATATCTACAAAgaaagtacaacacaactaaaGTAACCACTATCGTTTACTTATATAACTTGAGGATCAAAATCAACGTTATtcgaattttctaaaaatagcAGGAATAGAGTGTCTTCTTGCCTTACGTAGGTTTGGCGTCTGCTTGTAGAATTAGTCGTATCGTATagttttgttatgttttattgtatttcgattatcacactattttgatattattattgtttaccTCATATAGACATTacactgtttttttttttatttataagagTTATGCTTCCTTCCATTGTTTTCTTGTTGTACTCGGATGTGATGCACGTTATTCGAAAACAATTTCTTTActttcacaaaatatttatatgatCTGCGTACTCTCTATTTTTTCTAGATCATATTTTATGAGATTTCATTGAgtatgttgtttgttgttgtctTTTACTTATATAAGATGATCAAAATCAATATTGTTCGAACTCTGTAAAATTATTATCGTATTCgtattgaattttttaaaaatatactatttTCGAAAGATTATCattgatatgataatatttttaaaaattacgaGCAACCTCACTAAACTATTTggttcatatttttatattccgTCACGGTACGGTCCAAAACCAAAtggctactactactactattccCAATATTAACGGCGCCGTCGGAGCCGGAATCGGTACCGGAACCGAGATCTCCGGGAATTCAACTCGCTGGTATGTCTCCGGCTTTATGCCTGCACCTTCAACTTTCTCAACAGCTCTTCGTATTCCGAACGGTTTGCTTTTGACCAACTCCGGTCCGAGTCGAGCCGATCGAGTTGACTCATCCGGCGGTCACCTGACTCGTTTCCGTTTCTCGTCTTCGTCAATTCGAGCCTTCGCCGTAGAGTCCGCCGGCGAGCAAGTACAAGCTAATTCTTCTGGTCTATTACTATATAATTCTGTATTACTGTAATTCCTGTTTATATGACCACATTGTAGAAGAATGTATATACACAAATGTGGATTTATAAACACAGTCCTGCTGATTAacatataattttgaatttatcaGCTTAAACAACCGTATATACTTTTTTTTCGCAAGAGTTGAAttgaatttaagcatttttTTCATAAGAATAAAAGTATAGGTTTAATCTAATATTGGCATATATTAagttctttttgtttttgttttgtttgaataatgatctctagaagttgaattttttctttgtaATGATGTTTAATGCACTTGTATATATCACATAGTATCCAAAAGTAGCTCAATATATGCACATTGGAGCTGAATACTAACTATTTTTTACTTGCCTTGTTTGTAAAAGGAATGTTAAAATTGCACATTGTTAAAAAAGTTTGCACCTTGTTCAATATTAAGGTAGACAAAATGCTTGGTTCACTCCCTggctttttttattttctgttcTTAACTTTAAAATCGTAAGGAGGGTGAAAGTGGTAATGGTAGGTGTAAAAGAGGGTCCGGATGCCATCTGTTTCTACATTGTCCTATAACTATAGGACAATTGTGGCAACTTTTTTTTGAACATCGTAAGACTAAGATGGTCTATGCCAGCAACAAGCTGTGATTTATTGAAGTGCTGGAACTATAATGGTGGTGCAGTAGACAAAATAAGTGGTGGAAACTTGTCCCAGCTTGTATATGGTGGacaatttggaaggaaaggaacTATAGAATTTTTCAGGACAAAAGCAATTCTGTGCAGAAAGTCAAGATGAATTGTAttcttttgtttcatttttggtgtaaagaaaaCTATGTGGAGGAGACTGAATCACTAGTTGATATGATAGGTTCCTTGTGAAGCAGTCATCCTAAGCATGGTTAGGTTTTTGTAATTGTAGATAGCGCTGTTATGGTGCAgatctactatatatatatatatatatatacacatacacacacacacacacacgtTACCAGTTTAAAAAGGGTTCGGATGCACTGTTGTATCTTACCAAGTACTTAAAAAGTTAATAATGGATTGTAAAGTATTCTGTTTTTGGACAAAAACCGTTATTTTGAGAGTTCAAACTTAATGTAGTTTTAAACAGAGAGGATCATGTTTAGTCATATTTGACCTTGGAATTCTAGATAAGAAAGCTTTATATTTTGTCTACACTTAAGCTTGTTAACACTGATAATTTTGATATAGAGCGGGTATAGAGTAAGAAAGGATGATTTGTGCTTGAATTAATTAGTCAGTTTGGTCCTTGACAGGCCACGTTGATCTTCTTATGCTTGATGAATTGCCTCTATTGGCACTACGTCAAGGAGGATCAGTTTAATGAGTGCGTGAATTTGTAAATATACTCCATTGATTGTTGCTGATGGAATATTACATTTTGTCTTCCCAATGGCCACACACTTGCACCAAAGCTGTTGCAATTTGAAAAAACTGGAGCTTGTAGAAAGCAATATTAAAGTAGATCCTCTTCAACTTTCCTGTTAATTTGAAGGCCTGGCTTTTTAATGACATTCTTCCATGTCCATCTTTAGCTTTCTCTTTGTTTTGGAGAAAGATATTCTTGAGTTTCCATAGCACGGAGTCGCTTCTAATTGCTGTTGCAGCAAAGAAAATAGTTTTTGCTGTTTTTTCAATGAGTAGGATTGTTTTTTTGATTATACCCTACAAGAAAATTTCTCGATTATAATCCtactcattaaaaaaaaaaactatggaGCAAAACAGCAAAAATTATAATGAATAGGATTATAATTAAGATTACATCTTGAGTAAGAGAATTTATACCGATCACATAGGTCACAACTTACAAATCTCTAAACCTACAAATTTTGGACAAGATAACATCTCCTATTATTCACAATCTAGGCATAATTGCAGCAAATAAATGAAAGCTAAATCAAAATGAACAGTACAAAATTAGGCGATAATCTCAACAGCTGGCTTGCTCCATCGTTCATTAGTTTCTAACGTTACTTgtgattttaattattttcttttttcttttttttgggttttgcaGCTCAAGGTATTGAGAACTTGGTAATAGTAGGATCAGGTCCTGCTGGTTATACAGCAGCAATTTATGCTGCTCGGGCCAACTTGAAGCCCGTGGTTTTTGAGGGGTTTCAAGTGGGTGGTGTTCCAGGAGGACAATTGATGACAACAAATGAAGTAGAAAACTTCCCTGGGTTTCCTGATGGGATAACTGGCCCTGACTTAATGGATAGGTACAAGAATACCTTGGGCTGTTCTCTTTCCAAGTTTCCTTAGTTTTGTTTTTTTGGAAACTGTTTCCAAGTTTCCTTAGTTAAAAGCGAAAAGTCTCAATCCTAACCTCATGTTTGCTAGGATGCGACGACAAGCTGAGAGATGGGGAGGCAAATTAGTTCAGGAACATGTGGAATTTATTGATGTCAAGAACACTCCTTTTACTGTACAAAGTAGTGAACGTAAGGTGATGCTTCCATTTGCTTGCAGGTTCTGCTTAAGTTTATCCTTCTTTCCCCATTAAAGCACTTGCTCGTCTTAGTTGTAGCCTTAATCTTCTAGATCTTCGTGGAACAGCTCCTTGTGATGCACTGGTTTTGACCTATGTGATCCAGTAAACATTAGTTGGCCTGCCTTTCAATCAATGGCCCATGTCTTTTCCTTTCTTATTCTAAAGTTTCTATGAAAATGATTGCATTTTTTAACTAATTAATACATTGCTATGATTTGACTATAATATgtaatttttctctcaaataaGTTGAGAGAATACCTTCTAGAAAATGTTGGAGCCAAAAAGATTGTAAACCTTACATCATTTTCTCTTTCCATCTTCAAAACTAGAGGAACTAGGAAGGAAAATATACTTGATTTTGTTCCTTTCCTTTCTTAGATAAACAACATTAGCACTGTTCCTTACAATCTCTTGGAAAGGTGTTGAAGAACATCCTCTGTAATTATCTTTGAGACTCAAGAGAAGAGACATTTTGGCTACACTGTGACTTCAGGCCTTATGGTTTTATAATTTAGTTGGTATTTGCTTCAGAAGTGTTGTTAATTAAGTGCAACTGTACAATTTATATTCTCTCCTTTTGGCATTTTCTTTCAGAAGTTTCTTAAAGATGTTGACATGGCAAGATGCTTTAAGAATATGCCTTATTTTTCGAGAGAATTACTGAGATCGCTCTGGATCGTTCAAGGTACTTAAGCCCTAATATGAGAGTTTGACTTGTTCTTAGTAGGTTACACTCTCATATTAGTGCACTCAGTAAAGCAACTTTAGTTTTTTGGTTCCCACTGGCAACCTTACAAGCTTCTGATCTGTAAGAAGTTAACTACTACTCCGATATTCTAACAAActtatactccctccgtcccatattagatgggcatcttactaaaaatatttgtcccatattatttgatcacttactaaattaagatagaattaattaattttttctcattttacccctacaattaatatgattTGGAAGTTTAAACAAATTTTGAAGAtccaaaagatttttttttcgaGAGGCTAATTAATATGAGCAAAGGGCAAAATAGTAAAGTTGAACAGTCTATAAATGATTTCTTAATTACCGTGTAAAATGCAAAGTGTTCATCTAATATGGGATGGAGGGAGTATTGTTTTAATAAAGGATCACAACATGTTGTGTATTAGTGTTCCTCTGATAGCCACTTCCTGGAAAGGGATATTAATACCTGCATTTGTTCTCATACTTTGTTAGAGATGTGTTGGGCTTAGTCCCTATGAATGtcgtcttcttttttttttagctaTTCATTAGATCTTAAATTTAGCCTAGTTCAGCCTGTGTGTCACTGTCATATTACGTCCTTCTAAAGGATTACTACtgactttttgaattttagaTAAAGTGCCATAGTCTTATTGTAGCAACGGGAGCCAGAGCTCAAAGGCTGCGATTACCTCATGAAGATGAATTTTGGAGTAGAGGTATTAGTGCATGTGCAATTTGTGACGGAGCGTCACCACTTTTCAAGGGTCGGGTTCTTGCTGTTGTTGGAGGTGGTGATACAGCTACAGAGGAAGCAATATACTTAACAAAGTATACAAGCCATGTCCATTTACTTGCCAGGAGGGACCAACTAAGGGCATCAAAGGCAATGCAAGACAGGTAGTACACATTTTTATCATCTCATTTTGTGATTCCTCTCTAATATACATCCATAGCACGAGTAGTTAAAGCAAGTGAGTGATTTGAAGTTCGAGTTATTTCACAGAACAATACTCGTATTTATTTAGCTCATAGAGGTACTTCACAATTTAAAAGTCAAGGTTAAAGCGCAAGGTAATAGAGCTAATCTTAAAATCGACATTGTAACCAgcctttttctcctttttgtgCATCAAGGCCGAGGAGAGTCCTTGTTTGGACTTCGGCTCAAATAACACTCTCTTCCTCCAATGAGGTTTTTCCTAATTCAAAAGTTCTAAATGATATCTAAGAGCATTTAAGTAATGTAAAACAGCCAATGGTGCTCCTTTCAAGAATTTGAGAGTGTAATATGTTTGGCAATTATCCTGTAGTTCTGGAAGATGGACCAATCCTGTAGTAGTCATTTGAGAGTGTTATCATATTATCGTTTAACACAAATTAGTGGATGTGCTCATGCTCAGCATGTGATTTCAGACTGCACAAGTTGCAAAGATTTGTTTTAATAGGACGTACAATCCTCCTAAGTGTTGAATAATTGGCTAATGTGGTACTTCTTTTGCTTTTTAGGACAACTAACTTTAGTTTATTTGCTGGCTATTTTTGTGCCTTTCAGCTGGCTATTTGCTGGCTAGTCAGTGTGCAATATATCTCATTTTGTTGCAATGTTACATACTTCTGTGATCTTTTCCTTTTCAAACGAATACAATTACTAATTAGGTATATATTTCAAGTTTCAACTCCCTGCATGTTTGTTTAACAGGTTGATTATGGCGAATGTTTCAGAATTTTCAACAATCCAAACATCACTGTGCATTTCAACACCGAGACTGTTGACGTTGCCAGCAACTCTAAAGGCCAGATGTCGGGCATTTTGATCAGAAGAGTTGATAAAGGAGAAGAGTTGATAAAGGAGAAGAGTCTGTGCTCGAGGCAAAAGGCCTATTTTATGGTATCGGTCATTCTCCAAATAGTAAACTCTTGGAAGGGCAAGTTGAACTTGATAGTGCAGGCTATTTATTAGTCAAGGAGAGTACTGCCAAAACTTCTGTTGAAGGTGTATTTGCAGCTGGAGATGTCCAGGTATGCACAGGAATTTATTCTTCCATTCCTATTGTCATCCTTTATTATCCTAGTACTTGAACGATGATTGTGCTCACAAAAAAGTTCCGGTTAATTATTCAAGACGTTTCCTGAGATTTAAGACATAAACCTCTATGAGTCTGCATTCGCTGTATGGGTCTAGTCTAGACTTCGAAATGTCTTAAGTAAAGAATTGTTTTAGAGAACAAATACCCTGTTTAGTAGGGATACTTGGATGAGCAATTGGTCTTTCCCTCTTTCAGAAGTTAGATTTTAAGGTGTGCAGTGAGAGAGAAGCTAtctaatgataatgataaataGACAGTGGTTCTCTTGACCTTTTTTCTATGTAATCCAATCGTCCAATTTCCAAAAGGGGGAGCTGAAATAAAACTCATGGCTGGATTTAAATGTCTTTGGTCTCTGTATACAAAGCTCATGCGGAATTCCTTTTTATTAGCCGAAACTCACAATTTAGTGTCTTGTTAAAAGTAAGTTCTTTTACTTTctcattttcatcttcaaaagAAACTCAAGCTTGTCTTCTTCTGCAACTTCTTGTCATGGATACTCTTTCATACCATTGTTACTGTTTGTACGTAGGATCATGAATGGAGGCAAGCCGTAACTGCAGCTGGCTCTGGATGTTTAGCTGCTCTATCAGTGGAGAGATATCTCACAAGCAAAAATCTTCTCGTGGAATTTCACCAGGTATCTGACTTCTAAAAAGGAACTGATTTTATGATGCTATACATCTCTTTTAGAAGTCAATTTATACTTCCCACTGTTATGCTTGCAAAGAAATATTTAAACAAGTCGAATTTGGCATTTAAAATTCAATCTTTTGCAATGGACAACTGGTAGATATTGTTTATTGACATTAAGCATATTTTCCTGTTTAAAAGATAATGCACCTCCATTTCTTCATATCCAAAAAGAAACTGAGAAACAGGATGAATTCACTTCCAAGACATTTTAATTTACTtgatcaaaaagaaaaatcactTCCAGACATCCTTATATATACACGCGCACCAAGCAGATGTCTTCTCACTTAGAACTGATAGTTCATTATCTGATTGATACTCTTAAACTTTCTCTATCATCAGCCGCAAGCTGAAGATGTTAAAAAGGAACTTACGGAGAAAGATGTTCAAGAAGGTTTTGATATAACACATACGAAGCACAAGGGCCAGGTATGAGATTTAGGAAGCTTAGATCTTTCTGAATATCATTCTGAATGG
This sequence is a window from Solanum dulcamara chromosome 10, daSolDulc1.2, whole genome shotgun sequence. Protein-coding genes within it:
- the LOC129871495 gene encoding LOW QUALITY PROTEIN: thioredoxin reductase NTRC (The sequence of the model RefSeq protein was modified relative to this genomic sequence to represent the inferred CDS: deleted 2 bases in 1 codon; substituted 2 bases at 2 genomic stop codons); this encodes MATTTTIPNINGAVGAGIGTGTEISGNSTRWYVSGFMPAPSTFSTALRIPNGLLLTNSGPSRADRVDSSGGHLTRFRFSSSSIRAFAVESAGEQVQANSSAQGIENLVIVGSGPAGYTAAIYAARANLKPVVFEGFQVGGVPGGQLMTTNEVENFPGFPDGITGPDLMDRMRRQAERWGGKLVQEHVEFIDVKNTPFTVQSSERKIKCHSLIVATGARAQRLRLPHEDEFWSRGISACAICDGASPLFKGRVLAVVGGGDTATEEAIYLTKYTSHVHLLARRDQLRASKAMQDRIFNNPNITVHFNTETVDVASNSKGQMSGILIKSXXRRRVDKGEESVLEAKGLFYGIGHSPNSKLLEGQVELDSAGYLLVKESTAKTSVEGVFAAGDVQDHEWRQAVTAAGSGCLAALSVERYLTSKNLLVEFHQPQAEDVKKELTEKDVQEGFDITHTKHKGQYALRKLYHESPRLLCVLYTSPSCGPCRTLKPILSKVIDQFDQHVHFVEIDITEDPEIAEAAEIMGTPCVQFFKNKEMLRTTSGVKTKREYRELIEANK